In one window of Coriobacteriia bacterium DNA:
- a CDS encoding transposase, giving the protein HIAAENRTSQAGFKCTACGHEANADVNAACNILAAGYAVLACGEIVLLDFSMNQEPAEAIQAYA; this is encoded by the coding sequence GCCACATAGCAGCTGAAAACCGGACAAGCCAAGCCGGATTCAAATGCACCGCTTGCGGCCATGAAGCCAATGCAGACGTAAATGCAGCATGTAACATCTTAGCGGCAGGATATGCCGTGTTAGCCTGTGGAGAGATAGTGCTGTTAGACTTCTCGATGAATCAGGAACCCGCC